The Cyanobacteriota bacterium DNA segment GGTGCTGTCCCGTTCTCTGGCCGCGAAGGGTATTTACCCTGCGGTAGATCCTCTGGGTTCTACTTCCACCATGCTTCAGCCTAGTATTGTGGGTGAGGAGCACTACACTGTAGCTCGTGCTGTTCAATCTACACTTCAGCGCTACAAGGAACTTCAGGACATTATTGCTATTCTGGGCTTGGATGAATTATCTGAGGACGATCGTCGAGTTGTTGACCGTGCTCGCAAGATTGAGCGGTTCCTGTCACAGCCGTTCTTTGTGGCCGAAGTCTTTACGGGTTCTCCTGGTAAGTATGTGAAGCTAGAAGACACCATCAAGGGCTTTAAGATGATTCTCTCTGGTGAGTTGGATGAACTGCCTGAGCAAGCGTTTTACATGGTCGGCGATATCAACGAGGCGATTGCTAAGGGCGAAAAGCTGAAGGCAGAAGCTAAATAGGCAGAGTGCTAGGTTTCAGGTATTTGGGAATCGGCTAGTGAATGGACAGACACTATGGCAATAGTCCCTGATGGCTGGGCTGCACTAATCCTTGATACCTGAAGCCAGCGACTCCAGAACTTCAATCCTAATTTTGGACTTAATTGCTATGTCATTAACAGTGCGTATTATTGCCCCGGATAGGACAGTGTGGGATGCTCCCGCGGATGAAGTCATTCTGCCTAGTACGACTGGTCAGTTGGGTGTGTTGACGGGTCATGTCCCTATGATTACTGCTCTGGATACAGGGGTAATGCGGGTGCGCCCATCAGGCACGAAGGACTGGGTTGCTATTGCCCTTATGGGTGGCTTTGCTGAAGTCAACCAAGATGAGGTAACAGTGCTTGTCAATGGAGCAGAGCAGGGTAGCACGATCGACCTCGACGAGGCAAAGGCGGCTTTGGCGCAAGCCGAGACTCTATTGGGACAACTAAAGGAAGACGATCGTCAGGCGAAAATCCAGGCTACGCAAGCTCTGAAGCGGGCACGGGCACGGGTACAGGCTGCTGGTGGTGTTGTGCCCATCTAGCTCTAGGTAGATTGTTATGTCTGCCTAGTTGTCTAGATTACCCTAGAGCTATCTAGCTCTGTGGTTTAGATGCCTGGATTGCTTTCCAGACGCGCTCTGGGGTCATAGGAAGCTGATAGAGGCGAACACCAGTAGCATGGGCGACGGCATTCATAACTGCGGGCGGCGTACAGTTCACCACCACTTCACCAACTCCTTTAGCACCAAATGGGCCGTAGGGATCACTGTCTTCGATAAATGCGGCCTCAATTGCAGGAATATCCTTCGCTAGGGGAATTCGATAGGTGCGGGGACTAGGGTTAACGATCCGCCCCTCGGCATCAATCTGCTGTTCTTCGCTGAGGGCATAGCCTAGCCCCATGACAGTACCACCGACTGCCTGTCCGTAACAAATGCGGGGGTTAATGGCTTTGCCTACATCGATCGCCTGCACACAGCGCAGCACGGTTACTCGCCCAGTTTCAGTATCAACCTCTACTTCGGTGCCCTGTACTGCAAACGTCAAGGTAGACTTGTCAGCGGCATACTCACGTTCAACCTCTAGCGGGTGATCAGCCTTCTCTACCAGAGTGCTGAGGGGTAACGTTCCTTGAGTAGGAGTCTGAATACCTACGGCAGTGAGTTGCAGTTGATCGACTGCACAATTCATGACAGCAGCAGCGGCTGTTAATAGACAAGAGCGCAGTGCTTCTGCTGCTAAAATTACTGCTTGTCCGGTAATGTAGGTAGTAGCTGAGGCATAGGCACCAGAGTCAAAGGGGGTATGCAACGTATCGGCTGTGATGATGTCAATCTGGTCGATTGTCGTGTGGAGAACATCGGCAGCAATCTGGCGTAGGGTCGTATTGCAGCCTGTACCCAAATCTACGGCACCTGATCGCAGTTCGTAGCGCCCATCTGATTTCAGCGCCATTCGTACCCTAGCTAGATGAATTTTCGCCAGACCACTACCCTGCATACTGATGGCAAATCCAATGCCCCGACGGCGAGAACCATCGATCACAGGAGGAGTTCCTGGTTTATAGTTCATCGTGCTGGCAACCTTGGCGATTGCTGCCTTCAACCCATAGCTACCCACTAGGTGAAAATGGTGATCTGCCCCGATTAACACCCTGTCATCCGGCGTGATCACCTGTCGTTGACGGAGTTCTAAGGGATCTATCTGCAACATGGTAGCAATTTCATCCATGAGAGATTCCATGGCTACATAACCCTGGGTAGCGCCGTATCCCCGGAAAGCACCTGCGGGCATAGTATTGGTGTAAACTGAGTAACCGCGAAAGCGTTGGTGCTCACAGCGATAGAGTCCCAATGGCATACTACCTGTTAGGAACACCACCTGAGTGCCATGGTTACCATAGGCTCCTGTATTGGCGATCGCAATCATATCCACAGCCGTCAGGGAACCATCGCGCTTTACCCCTACCTTCAGGTGAATTTCAGCAGCATGGCGGCTATTGGTAGCAGTAAATTCTTCCTGGCGGGAAAATACCCACTGCACTGGGCGACCCGTGCGCAAGGTTGCTAATGTACAGAGGTCTTCGGTAAGGATTTCTTGCTTATTGCCAAACCCACCCCCTAAGCGAGTTTTGAACACATGAATCTTGTCTTTGGGGATGTCGAACAGGTGGGATAACAACCGCTGACAGTGGAAGGGCACTTGGGTACTGGAGCGCACATGCAACATGCCATCTGCGTCCAGCCATGTGATGGTGGCATGGGGTTCTAGGTGCATATGCTGAACAGCAGGCACACGATAAACTCGCTCCAGGAGAAAATCAGCAGCCTCAAACCCAGCCTCTAGATTTCCCTTTTCTAGAAAGACCTTGCCTGCAATGTTGCGTTGGGCGTTGTAAATCTGGAAGGATTCAGGTTCATCGTGGATTTGGGGTGAAGAGGCACTATGGGGTCGTATGCCCAGCTCACAGGCTTCATCGCCGATCGCTATTACCGGATCCAGCACGTGGGGGAGCACTTCATAGTCCACCTCGACCAGCTCACAGGCTTGCCTAGCAATCGCTACCGATTCAGCCACCACTGCCGCTACTCGATCGCCCACAAACCGCACCTTGTGGTCAAGCAAATAGTGGTCGTGGGGGTCTGGCACAGGTTCGCCGTGACCAGCCGTAGTGTAAGGACGACGGGGCACATCTGCATGGGTAAACACAGCATAAACCCCAGGCAATGCCAGTGCCTTACTAGTGTCAATATGACGAATGCGGGCATGGGCATAGGGCGATCGCACGACGGCTAAGTGCAACAACCCCGGTGGTGCCCA contains these protein-coding regions:
- a CDS encoding F0F1 ATP synthase subunit beta (Produces ATP from ADP in the presence of a proton gradient across the membrane. The beta chain is a regulatory subunit) → VLSRSLAAKGIYPAVDPLGSTSTMLQPSIVGEEHYTVARAVQSTLQRYKELQDIIAILGLDELSEDDRRVVDRARKIERFLSQPFFVAEVFTGSPGKYVKLEDTIKGFKMILSGELDELPEQAFYMVGDINEAIAKGEKLKAEAK
- the atpC gene encoding ATP synthase F1 subunit epsilon; this translates as MSLTVRIIAPDRTVWDAPADEVILPSTTGQLGVLTGHVPMITALDTGVMRVRPSGTKDWVAIALMGGFAEVNQDEVTVLVNGAEQGSTIDLDEAKAALAQAETLLGQLKEDDRQAKIQATQALKRARARVQAAGGVVPI
- a CDS encoding molybdopterin-dependent oxidoreductase — encoded protein: MMTICINDRNYQLTTAPGTTLLSFLHSQGLYGTHRVCDTGDCGACTVWVDGHAVHSCIYPAQRADGRVVTTIEGLATDGQLTAMQQAFVDCQGFQCGYCTPGMIMSASKLKVANETELRRALDGNLCRCTGYQAIVQSMLQGYGLQPPPELATSDDSPAPQVGQSLPQQDSVGIVTGAPLFTTDWAPPGLLHLAVVRSPYAHARIRHIDTSKALALPGVYAVFTHADVPRRPYTTAGHGEPVPDPHDHYLLDHKVRFVGDRVAAVVAESVAIARQACELVEVDYEVLPHVLDPVIAIGDEACELGIRPHSASSPQIHDEPESFQIYNAQRNIAGKVFLEKGNLEAGFEAADFLLERVYRVPAVQHMHLEPHATITWLDADGMLHVRSSTQVPFHCQRLLSHLFDIPKDKIHVFKTRLGGGFGNKQEILTEDLCTLATLRTGRPVQWVFSRQEEFTATNSRHAAEIHLKVGVKRDGSLTAVDMIAIANTGAYGNHGTQVVFLTGSMPLGLYRCEHQRFRGYSVYTNTMPAGAFRGYGATQGYVAMESLMDEIATMLQIDPLELRQRQVITPDDRVLIGADHHFHLVGSYGLKAAIAKVASTMNYKPGTPPVIDGSRRRGIGFAISMQGSGLAKIHLARVRMALKSDGRYELRSGAVDLGTGCNTTLRQIAADVLHTTIDQIDIITADTLHTPFDSGAYASATTYITGQAVILAAEALRSCLLTAAAAVMNCAVDQLQLTAVGIQTPTQGTLPLSTLVEKADHPLEVEREYAADKSTLTFAVQGTEVEVDTETGRVTVLRCVQAIDVGKAINPRICYGQAVGGTVMGLGYALSEEQQIDAEGRIVNPSPRTYRIPLAKDIPAIEAAFIEDSDPYGPFGAKGVGEVVVNCTPPAVMNAVAHATGVRLYQLPMTPERVWKAIQASKPQS